In Ciona intestinalis chromosome 7, KH, whole genome shotgun sequence, the genomic window TTAGATTTGCAACAGAATACATAAGCAAATCCGCATTCAATGTGAATGAAATTTACTCTACACCTAAAAGCTCCACATCAAATATGAGAGTAGCATTAGGTGGAATAACACCACCAATGCCCTTCGAACCATATGCATAATCAGGAGAGCAAGTTAGTGTTGCCCTCTCTCCTACAGACATCTGCAAACACAAGNNNNNNNNNNNNNNNNNNNNNNNNNNNNNNNNNNNNNNNNNNNNNNNNNNNNNNNNNNNNNNNNNNNNNNNNNNNNNNNNNNNNNNNNNNNNNNNNNNNNNNNNNNNNNNNNNNNNNNNNNNNNNNNNNNNNNNNNNNNNNNNNNNNNNNNNNNNNNNNNNNNNNNNNNNNNNNNNNNNNNNNNNNNNNNNNNNNNNNNNNNNNNNNNNNNNNNNNNNNNNNNNNNNNNNNNNNNNNNNNNNNNNNNNNNNNNNNNNNNNNNNNNNNNNNNNNNNNNNNNNNNNNNNNNNNNNNNNNNNNNNNNNNNNNNNNNNNNNNNNNNNNNNNNNNNNNNNNNNNNNNNNNNNNNNNNNNNNNNNNNNNNNNNNNNNNNNNNNNNNNNNNNNNNNNNNNNNNNNNNNNNNNNNNNNNNNNNNNNNNNNNNNNNNNNNNNNNNNNNNNNNNNNNNNNNNNNNNNNNNNNNNNNNNNNNNNNNNNNNNNNNNNNNNNNNNNNNNNNNNNNNNNNNNNNNNNNNNNNNNNNNNNNNNNNNNNNNNNNNNNNNNNNNNNNNNNNNNNNNNNNNNNNNNNNNNNNNNNNNNNNNNNNNNNNNNNNNNNNNNNNNNNNNNNNNNNNNNNNNNNNNNNNNNNNNNNNNNNNNNNNNNNNNNNNNNNNNNNNNNNNNNNNNNNNNNNNNNNNNNNNNNNNNNNNNNNNNNNNNNNNNNNNNNNNNNNNNNNNNNNNNNNNNNNNNNNNNNNNNNNNNNNNNNNNNNNNNNNNNNNNNNNNNNNNNNNNNNNNNNNNNNNNNNNNNNNNNNNNNNNNNNNNNNNNNNNNNNNNNNNNNNNNNNNNNNNNNNNNNNNNNNNNNNNNNNNNNNNNNNNNNNNNNNNNNNNNNNNNNNNNNNNNNNNNNNNNNNNNNNNNNNNNNNNNNNNNNNNNNNNNNNNNNNNNNNNNNNNNNNNNNNNNNNNNNNNNNNNNNNNNNNNNNNNNNNNNNNNNNNNNNNNNNNNNNNNNNNNNNNNNNNNNNNNNNNNNNNNNNNNNNNNNNNNNNNNNNNNNNNNNNNNNNNNNNNNNNNNNNNNNNNNNNNNNNNNNNNNNNNNNNNNNNNNNNNNNNNNNNNNNNNNNNNNNNNNNNNNNNNNNNNNNNNNNNNNNNNNNNNNNNNNNNNNNNNNNNNNNNNNNNNNNNNNNNNNNNNNNNNNNNNNNNNNNNNNNNNNNNNNNNNNNNNNNNNNNNNNNNNNNNNNNNNNNNNNNNNNNNNNNNNNNNNNNNNNNNNNNNNNNNNNNNNNNNNNNNNNNNNNNNNNNNNNNNNNNNNNNNNNNNNNNNNNNNNNNNNNNNNNNNNNNNNNNNNNNNNNNNNNNNNNNNNNNNNNNNNNNNNNNNNNNNNNNNNNNNNNNNNNNNNNNNNNNNNNNNNNNNNNNNNNNNNNNNNNNNNNNNNNNNNNNNNNNNNNNNNNNNNNNNNNNNNNNNNNNNNNNNNNNNNNNNNNNNNNNNNNNNNNNNNNNNNNNNNNNNNNNNNNNNNNNNNNNNNNNNNNNNNNNNNNNNNNNNNNNNNNNNNNNNNNNNNNNNNNNNNNNNNNNNNNNNNNNNNNNNNNNNNNNNNNNNNNNNNNNNNNNNNNNNNNNNNNNNNNNNNNNNNNNNNNNNNNNNNNNNNNNNNNNNNNNNNNNNNNNNNNNNNNNNNNNNNNNNNNNNNNNNNNNNNNNNNNNNNNNNNNNNNNNNNNNNNNNNNNNNNNNNNNNNNNNNNNNNNNNNNNNNNNNNNNNNNNNNNNNNNNNNNNNNNNNNNNNNNNNNNNNNNNNNNNNNNNNNNNNNNNNNNNNNNNNNNNNNNNNNNNNNNNNNNNNNNNNNNNNNNNNNNNNNNNNNNNNNNNNNNNNNNNNNNNNNNNNNNNNNNNNNNNNNNNNNNNNNNNNNNATCACACAATAGAACATTGACCAATTTGCAAGTGTAGGATTATGCACCGCTGTATGACAATAGTTCGCCTTATTGTAGTTTCATGACATGCAGTTATTATACACTTACATTTAATTAAGGGAAGGACACCAAATGACGGTAACCCGTTTTGCAGGAAAGTGGTGGGATTGCCAGTGTTAAAAAAGCgcatactatattataaaagcaACATTGGATATACGCGCAAATTCttgcaaaaaaactttcaGAAATCGACGCtacaaaatattgtgaaaaaatatcaaatatcatgtgcacaaaaaatgttcaatataggcccaaacaatttgtttattaaattcaTAGCCGCAACTTACCATTTCCTTCCTTGATgacttttttatcaataccCATTTCAGATTATGTTTCAATCTCTTGAATAGCTAAAATctataaaacatatacaagTTAACGGTATTTTGTATATCTAATCCACTAAGGGCTTTTTCTTGTGCTTTTTGTACTACACTGAGTGTGCCTTATACACATTCTTCAGAGgacttttagtttttatttataacaaatttcagattaatttgttaaaagaaTTGCCGAGACCTCATTTCCAGCACACCGGCGAAGTGTGGCCACGCCACGTGATCGAAAGGGCGCGCCTGAATCACCAAtcataaatatcttatatatcGTTGCAATCCTCATCCTTACGACGATTTCCTTACCCAATCAGGAAAATGTGGTGAACTATTACTTCACAATTGCCTTTATATTGCCGAGCAACATACCACAGCAAATTGTATCTGTCATTTACAGACATTGGTTTAGCAGCTGCAACAGGAGACATGAAAGTCAAATCAAACCTGCTCGAGTACTTGCACCTGGATCGGTCGTTTAGTCTACTTACTGTCAAAAACACAAGGCTTGTCttggaatattttaattttcttgacGTCCACAAGAAAGGAAAACTGAATGACATTCAATTTTATCAATTTCTACGCCATGTAACGAATCTGGACAAAAGACAAATCTTCCTGGTTCTAGACATGCTTGACCAACAAGCCACAGGGTACATACGCTTCCAGGTAAAGAATCGTTACAGTATTTAGttaattagaaaaacaaacacaagtgATACATAACCCGAAGTTAATACTTAAATAACCCGAACActagttgttaaaatttttaaacgtttttcaATGTACAGGAATTTTACTTACTGGTCTGCATTCTCATTGCATTGAAAGATCGCGTAGAAAAGCAATTCATATTT contains:
- the LOC100185500 gene encoding EF-hand calcium-binding domain-containing protein 9-like; translation: MKVKSNLLEYLHLDRSFSLLTVKNTRLVLEYFNFLDVHKKGKLNDIQFYQFLRHVTNLDKRQIFLVLDMLDQQATGYIRFQEFYLLVCILIALKDRVEKQFIFRHSKLVFEIMDEDGGGTISADEFGQYGFLFNLKDHSVQDIFFEFDVSGDEELDYKEFKMFAMACIDKQKELDEKKKERMLKDLDTVREDIAADLD